From the genome of Winogradskyella forsetii, one region includes:
- a CDS encoding alpha/beta hydrolase-fold protein, with translation MRKTILVVLACSIYAFSFAQVSYKEISSARLSSERQLKIKLPKDYDPKGDKKYPVIIVFDGDYLFEPVAGQVDFQTYFDDMPSSIVVGIMQGENRFYDSYYDPTTGLPTESGLRFHDFVSDELLPYIDKEYNTSKFRVAVGHDIMGNFINSYVFKEDLAFQAYVCISPDFVGSLKNFVSKRLALYNDDIFYYLATSDKDIPEIRENILSTNALISEVTNQNVTYYFDDFKNETHYTLVTGAISRSFDKIFNIYNPLREKELEEKVLPYEGTLDQFLTDRYNRIEKLFGITQEISEEELEKVAKVAEQREDFKSLYKLGKLANKIHPETLLGTFYLAQSAEQLGKTKKAKKLYEEALALNDALNIDRDYIASKIEELTLALVDVDDEEIEELEEEEDNEEE, from the coding sequence ATGAGAAAAACTATTTTAGTAGTTCTTGCTTGTTCTATTTATGCATTTTCGTTTGCACAAGTGTCCTATAAAGAGATCTCTTCGGCACGCCTTAGTTCAGAACGTCAGTTAAAAATTAAGCTACCCAAAGACTACGACCCAAAAGGAGATAAAAAGTATCCTGTAATCATTGTATTTGACGGCGATTATTTATTTGAACCTGTAGCAGGTCAGGTAGATTTTCAAACCTATTTTGATGATATGCCTAGCTCTATTGTGGTTGGCATTATGCAAGGTGAGAATCGATTTTACGATAGTTACTACGATCCCACTACAGGATTACCGACAGAATCCGGACTTCGATTTCACGATTTTGTTTCAGATGAATTATTACCTTATATAGACAAGGAATATAACACCAGTAAATTTAGAGTAGCTGTTGGCCATGATATCATGGGTAATTTTATTAATTCTTATGTGTTTAAGGAAGACCTGGCATTTCAAGCCTATGTATGCATCAGTCCAGATTTTGTTGGTTCGCTAAAGAACTTTGTTTCAAAACGTTTAGCACTCTATAACGACGATATTTTTTATTATTTGGCAACATCGGACAAGGATATTCCAGAAATACGGGAAAATATCCTTTCCACCAACGCTTTAATTTCTGAAGTTACAAATCAGAATGTCACGTATTATTTTGACGATTTCAAAAATGAAACACATTACACATTAGTTACTGGTGCGATTTCCAGATCCTTTGATAAGATTTTCAATATCTATAATCCGTTAAGAGAGAAAGAACTTGAAGAAAAGGTATTGCCTTACGAAGGTACTTTAGATCAATTTTTAACAGATCGATATAACAGAATCGAGAAATTATTTGGTATTACACAAGAAATAAGTGAAGAGGAATTAGAGAAAGTTGCGAAAGTTGCAGAACAGCGTGAAGATTTTAAATCTTTATATAAATTAGGGAAACTTGCTAATAAAATTCATCCAGAAACGCTACTTGGCACATTCTATTTAGCCCAATCAGCAGAACAACTAGGGAAAACAAAAAAAGCAAAGAAACTATACGAAGAAGCATTAGCATTAAATGATGCACTTAATATTGATAGAGACTATATCGCTTCAAAAATTGAAGAGCTGACTTTAGCTTTAGTCGATGTAGATGATGAGGAAATAGAAGAATTAGAAGAGGAGGAGGATAATGAAGAGGAATAA
- the radA gene encoding DNA repair protein RadA, translating to MAKVKTTFFCQNCGSQYAKWQGQCTSCKAWNTIAEEVIQKPEKSDWKLPTSTTKRVSKPLLINEIDTSQEARLNMQDAEFNRVLGGGMVNGSLTLLGGEPGIGKSTLLLQIALKLEYKTLYVSGEESQKQIKMRAERINPSSSNCYILTETKTQNIFKQIEALEPDIVVIDSIQTLHSDYIESSAGSISQIKECTTELIKFAKETATPVLLIGHITKDGHIAGPKILEHMVDTVLQFEGDRNHVFRILRANKNRFGSTNELGIYEMQGSGLREVSNPSEILISEKDGELSGNAIAATLEGLRPLMIEVQALVSTAVYGTPQRSATGFNAKRLNMLLAVLEKRAGFRLGAKDVFLNITGGITVDDPAIDLAVVASILSSNEDVALPSDYCFAAEVGLSGEIRPVQRVEQRILEAEKLGFSSIFVSKYNKIALKNTVIKVQLISKIEDLVGFLV from the coding sequence ATGGCTAAAGTAAAAACAACCTTTTTTTGTCAGAATTGTGGCAGTCAATATGCCAAATGGCAAGGACAATGTACCTCATGTAAGGCATGGAATACCATTGCAGAAGAAGTCATCCAAAAACCTGAAAAAAGCGATTGGAAATTACCAACCTCAACGACTAAAAGGGTTTCAAAACCTTTATTGATAAACGAAATTGATACGTCTCAAGAAGCACGTCTAAATATGCAAGATGCAGAATTTAATCGTGTACTTGGAGGTGGAATGGTCAATGGATCCTTAACCCTTTTAGGAGGAGAACCTGGCATTGGAAAAAGTACGTTATTACTTCAAATAGCATTAAAATTAGAATACAAAACACTTTATGTTTCAGGCGAGGAAAGCCAAAAACAAATAAAAATGCGTGCGGAACGCATTAATCCTTCTAGCAGCAACTGTTATATTCTTACAGAAACCAAAACCCAGAATATTTTTAAGCAAATAGAAGCCTTAGAGCCAGATATTGTGGTGATCGATTCTATTCAGACCTTACATAGTGATTATATTGAATCTTCAGCTGGCAGCATTTCCCAAATAAAAGAATGCACTACGGAACTCATTAAATTCGCCAAAGAAACAGCGACACCAGTTTTGTTAATTGGACATATTACTAAAGATGGTCATATAGCAGGCCCAAAAATATTAGAACATATGGTAGATACGGTTCTTCAGTTTGAAGGCGATCGAAATCATGTATTCAGAATCCTCCGAGCCAACAAAAACAGATTCGGGTCAACTAATGAATTAGGCATTTATGAAATGCAAGGTTCAGGATTACGCGAAGTTTCCAATCCATCCGAAATATTAATTTCAGAAAAAGATGGAGAACTATCTGGAAATGCCATTGCCGCAACATTAGAAGGCTTGCGACCATTAATGATTGAAGTACAAGCTCTCGTCAGCACCGCAGTTTATGGAACACCTCAACGCTCAGCCACAGGTTTTAATGCCAAACGTTTGAACATGTTGTTAGCCGTTTTGGAAAAACGAGCCGGTTTCCGTTTGGGAGCAAAAGATGTCTTTTTAAACATCACAGGAGGCATCACAGTTGATGATCCTGCCATAGATTTGGCGGTCGTTGCTTCTATCCTCTCCTCTAATGAAGATGTGGCGTTGCCAAGTGATTATTGTTTTGCGGCCGAGGTTGGTTTATCTGGTGAAATACGGCCTGTACAACGTGTAGAGCAACGTATTCTGGAAGCTGAAAAATTGGGGTTTTCATCCATTTTTGTGTCTAAATACAATAAAATTGCTTTGAAGAATACCGTGATTAAGGTTCAACTGATTTCTAAGATTGAGGATTTAGTTGGGTTTTTGGTTTGA
- the panD gene encoding aspartate 1-decarboxylase: protein MQIQVVKSKIHRVKVTGAALNYIGSITIDEDLMDAANIIQGEKVQIVNNNNGERLETYCIPGPRKSGEITLNGAAARKVAVGDTLILITYAIMDIEEAKVFKPSLVFPDEATNLLK, encoded by the coding sequence ATGCAAATACAAGTTGTAAAATCAAAAATTCACCGAGTAAAAGTTACAGGAGCAGCACTAAATTATATTGGTAGTATAACTATTGATGAGGATTTAATGGATGCTGCTAATATTATCCAAGGCGAAAAAGTTCAGATTGTAAATAATAACAATGGCGAGCGTTTAGAAACCTATTGTATTCCTGGCCCTAGAAAAAGCGGAGAAATTACTCTAAATGGTGCAGCGGCAAGAAAAGTTGCCGTTGGTGATACTTTAATCCTTATTACTTATGCTATTATGGATATAGAAGAAGCTAAAGTATTCAAGCCCTCTTTAGTCTTTCCAGACGAAGCCACTAACCTTCTTAAATAA
- a CDS encoding alpha/beta hydrolase: MKNFYLLLLSLFFAINIQAQAIYKTIDSEKLGEKRELKIQLPRNYNPEEKRTYPLIVVLDGDYLFEPIAGNIDYQSYWEDIPDCIVVGINQGDTRTDDFYYHEDTYFPIGTGASFYEFLAAELLPYIEDNYKASNFRIIFGHDLSANYINYYLFKDEPLFRAYVAFSPEFAPEMINRLQQRLSILKQETFYYMATADADIKDLRASTIQADSIISTIENEKLFYKYDDFEDTNHYGLVGRGIPKALNEIFSLFKPINAKEYKEKVLTYEGSPYEYLTKKYEDIEYFYGFEKELIENDIRAIAAASDKKDDLDSLEDLAKLVKKKFPDSMLSAYYLGMYYEKIGNLKKALVQYKGGLLLQPSQFVDKEIILEKMYDTQEAIND; this comes from the coding sequence ATGAAGAATTTTTACCTACTATTATTAAGTCTTTTTTTCGCCATAAACATTCAGGCGCAAGCAATCTATAAAACCATTGATTCTGAAAAGCTAGGAGAAAAGCGCGAATTGAAAATTCAATTACCAAGAAATTATAATCCTGAAGAAAAACGAACCTATCCCTTAATCGTTGTTTTAGATGGCGATTATTTATTTGAACCTATTGCAGGAAACATCGATTACCAATCCTATTGGGAAGATATACCAGATTGCATTGTAGTAGGTATCAACCAAGGCGATACGAGAACTGATGACTTTTATTACCATGAAGACACCTATTTTCCTATAGGAACAGGTGCATCATTCTATGAATTCTTAGCTGCCGAATTATTACCATATATAGAAGACAACTATAAAGCCTCGAATTTCAGAATCATTTTTGGGCACGATTTAAGTGCTAATTATATTAATTATTACCTCTTTAAAGATGAGCCACTTTTTAGGGCTTATGTCGCGTTCAGTCCAGAGTTTGCGCCAGAAATGATCAATAGATTACAGCAACGTTTGTCAATTTTGAAACAGGAAACGTTTTACTACATGGCGACTGCAGATGCCGATATAAAAGATTTAAGAGCATCAACTATACAAGCAGATTCTATTATTTCGACCATAGAAAACGAAAAATTGTTTTACAAGTATGATGATTTTGAAGACACCAATCATTATGGATTGGTCGGAAGAGGAATTCCAAAAGCTTTAAATGAGATCTTTAGTCTATTTAAGCCTATCAACGCTAAAGAATATAAGGAAAAAGTATTGACCTATGAAGGTTCTCCGTACGAATATCTCACAAAAAAGTATGAAGACATCGAGTATTTCTATGGTTTTGAAAAAGAATTGATTGAAAACGATATAAGAGCTATTGCAGCAGCCAGTGACAAAAAAGATGATCTGGATTCTTTAGAGGATCTCGCAAAATTAGTTAAGAAGAAATTTCCAGACTCTATGTTAAGTGCTTATTATTTAGGGATGTATTATGAAAAAATAGGCAATCTTAAAAAAGCCTTAGTACAATATAAAGGCGGCTTACTTTTACAGCCCTCGCAATTTGTAGATAAGGAAATTATACTCGAAAAAATGTATGATACGCAAGAAGCAATTAACGACTAA
- a CDS encoding lysylphosphatidylglycerol synthase transmembrane domain-containing protein — protein sequence MNKPKSILKVVLPLLLGVGLVWYSLSKISIPILVQYFKDADYSWIILGVILGILSHASRAYRWLYMAEPLGFKPKFANSFMAVYSAYLINFTIPRAGEIARASILTNYEGIPFDKGFGTIVAERVADTIMLLSIVAMAFFLEFEFIYTFFAEKFNPSSLLLGITVLLLGALALFIFIKKSSSKFALKVKGFVTGLIEGALSIFKMKKKWAFIGHTFFIWIMYVLMFYVTTFALPELKDISIAAVLIGFILASFSIAATNGGIGSFPEAIVIAFSLFGMADDPSRAFGWIMWSTQTLVIIVLGGLSLLYLPIYNRKKTTV from the coding sequence GTGAACAAACCTAAATCCATCCTAAAAGTTGTGTTACCTTTACTCTTAGGAGTAGGACTGGTATGGTATTCGCTATCAAAAATTTCCATTCCTATATTAGTCCAGTATTTTAAAGATGCGGATTATAGTTGGATAATTCTTGGGGTTATTTTAGGCATTCTCAGTCATGCATCTAGAGCATATCGTTGGTTGTACATGGCAGAACCATTAGGTTTTAAACCTAAGTTTGCCAACAGTTTTATGGCTGTGTACTCCGCTTATCTTATTAATTTCACCATCCCAAGAGCTGGAGAAATTGCGAGGGCTTCTATTTTAACCAATTATGAAGGCATTCCGTTTGATAAAGGGTTTGGTACCATAGTTGCCGAACGTGTTGCAGATACCATAATGCTACTCTCAATTGTTGCGATGGCTTTCTTTTTGGAATTTGAATTCATTTATACTTTTTTTGCTGAAAAATTTAATCCTTCATCCTTATTATTAGGTATTACCGTTTTGTTACTGGGAGCATTGGCGCTATTCATCTTTATTAAAAAAAGCAGTTCTAAGTTCGCCTTAAAAGTGAAAGGATTTGTAACAGGATTAATTGAAGGTGCACTCAGTATTTTTAAAATGAAAAAGAAATGGGCTTTTATTGGTCATACCTTTTTTATTTGGATAATGTATGTGCTCATGTTTTATGTGACCACCTTTGCCCTGCCAGAATTAAAAGATATTTCAATTGCAGCGGTTTTAATTGGATTTATATTGGCCAGCTTTAGCATTGCTGCCACAAATGGAGGCATTGGTTCGTTTCCCGAAGCTATTGTGATTGCTTTTTCGTTATTTGGTATGGCTGATGACCCAAGTAGAGCTTTTGGTTGGATCATGTGGTCCACCCAAACTTTAGTGATCATAGTACTAGGTGGTTTATCTTTATTATACTTACCTATTTATAACAGAAAGAAAACAACAGTTTAG
- the panC gene encoding pantoate--beta-alanine ligase, with product MKNFENKAQLSTYISSLKDNGTSIGFVPTMGALHHGHLALVNQGLGENDIVVVSIFVNPTQFDNKEDLVKYPRTLDADMALLKTISHDRIIVYAPTDKDIYGDNIQSQSFTFDGLEHEMEGAFRPGHFDGVGTIIKRLFEIVTPDTAYFGEKDFQQLQIIRKLVELHHLPVKIVGCPIHRADDGLAMSSRNARLTPKHREAAPVIYKTLQTAKEKFGTKSATKVTEWVIEQFKNEPLLELEYFLIADVKTLKPVKRKSSDSYREKKAYRAFIAVYAGDIRLIDNIALN from the coding sequence TTGAAAAACTTCGAGAATAAAGCCCAACTGTCCACTTATATTAGTTCATTAAAAGACAATGGTACTTCCATTGGGTTTGTACCTACTATGGGCGCATTGCACCATGGGCATTTAGCATTGGTCAACCAAGGTCTAGGTGAAAATGATATTGTGGTTGTTAGCATTTTTGTAAACCCGACACAGTTCGATAATAAGGAGGACTTGGTCAAATACCCAAGAACACTAGATGCGGATATGGCATTATTAAAAACGATAAGTCACGATAGAATTATTGTATACGCTCCGACTGATAAGGATATTTACGGTGACAACATTCAATCACAATCCTTTACGTTTGATGGTTTAGAACACGAGATGGAAGGCGCTTTCAGACCTGGCCATTTTGATGGTGTGGGTACTATTATAAAGCGGTTGTTCGAAATTGTCACACCTGATACTGCTTATTTTGGTGAGAAGGATTTTCAGCAATTACAAATTATAAGAAAACTAGTAGAACTACACCATTTGCCTGTAAAAATAGTTGGTTGCCCAATTCATAGAGCAGATGATGGCTTAGCAATGAGCTCTAGAAATGCAAGACTAACTCCCAAACACAGAGAAGCGGCACCTGTTATTTATAAAACTTTACAGACTGCCAAAGAAAAGTTTGGCACAAAAAGTGCTACAAAGGTTACGGAATGGGTTATTGAGCAATTTAAGAACGAACCACTTTTAGAGCTTGAGTATTTTCTAATTGCAGATGTAAAAACCTTAAAACCAGTAAAACGAAAATCTTCCGATAGCTATCGGGAAAAAAAAGCCTATAGAGCATTCATAGCTGTATATGCTGGCGATATAAGACTTATCGATAATATCGCTCTAAATTAA